The following proteins come from a genomic window of Nostoc sp. ATCC 53789:
- a CDS encoding YggT family protein: MSLLITTLVTFVTFYSYLLIIRVLLTWFPTINWYNQPFAALAQISDPYLNLFRSIIPPLGGMDFSPILAFLALNLAGDLLRTLARLPFAQGF; the protein is encoded by the coding sequence ATGAGTTTACTGATTACGACACTAGTTACCTTTGTCACCTTTTATAGCTATTTGCTAATTATCCGGGTTTTGTTGACCTGGTTCCCGACAATCAACTGGTATAACCAGCCATTTGCCGCTTTAGCCCAGATTAGCGATCCTTATTTGAATCTATTCCGCTCAATTATTCCCCCATTGGGCGGCATGGATTTTTCTCCGATCTTAGCTTTCTTAGCACTCAACTTAGCTGGCGATCTTCTGAGAACCTTAGCTCGTTTGCCATTCGCGCAAGGATTTTGA
- a CDS encoding recombinase family protein, protein MVSHSVWIVGTSRTGKTARLVEQFCSWVQPEKQHTELFYTNKEARKKGVRIPEFLYLKQTEPGVLVLAANDDNRRELGDIIVTSTLGKYPVRAKTPLGFFQDEVILFWPLLINSLNLKAQFPVRLRPETEQELATKLWRSQLDEEILRVAGVNESRLVRRILDLLQLAAYSGVHCEDIAQILTRGLGENTTTLEPEFLASLLIDWRNWCLERGLLTYGIITELYSQYLLSDRNYQQHLTKRYQAVLADDVDDYPSVARLLFELLLDRGAIGAFSYNPDGAVRLGLGADPKYLEGLAKRCRVEILSEPPPESLGEQAKQMVELVTEPMVLVSLPEIVHSIQTTSRAQLLRQTAEVIAEAIQSQQVQAEEVAIIAPGLDAIARYTLVEILVKQNIQVESLNDQRPLISSPVIRALLTMLALVYPGLGRLVDRDAVAEMLVVLSRKQQPPENSSLLTPHSALTTQHSQLSTHIDPVRAGLIADYCFVPHPDRPNLLPVSAFERWDRIGYAATTAYNEILEWLEQQRSQQELRLIPSPISLLDRAIQRFLWNGSNLPYEQLAALRELLETAQHYWEIDTRLRQIAPVETTPHTTIIEFIQLLRRGTITANPYPVRPIGGARKAVTLATIFQYRSSRRSHRWHFWLDAGSPLWAKGGAATLFGAPFFLQDRLGEPWTAEDEKLAEEERLRRILTDLLSRVSERVYLCHSDLAVNGQEQLGPLLPLVNACVTVISEATAK, encoded by the coding sequence GTGGTTTCTCATTCGGTTTGGATTGTTGGCACTAGTCGCACTGGGAAGACGGCTCGCTTGGTAGAGCAATTTTGTAGTTGGGTACAACCTGAGAAGCAGCATACCGAATTATTTTATACTAATAAGGAAGCACGTAAAAAAGGCGTTCGCATACCTGAATTTTTATATCTTAAACAAACAGAGCCAGGAGTTTTAGTCTTAGCTGCTAATGATGATAATCGCCGAGAGTTGGGGGATATCATTGTTACATCCACATTAGGGAAATATCCGGTACGTGCCAAGACACCGCTAGGCTTTTTCCAGGATGAAGTTATTTTATTTTGGCCGTTGCTAATTAACTCATTGAACCTGAAGGCCCAGTTTCCGGTAAGGTTGCGACCAGAAACGGAACAAGAGTTAGCAACCAAACTTTGGCGTTCCCAACTAGACGAAGAAATTTTACGAGTTGCGGGAGTGAATGAGTCGCGCTTGGTGCGTCGCATTTTAGACTTATTGCAATTAGCTGCTTACAGTGGTGTACATTGCGAAGATATTGCCCAGATTTTGACAAGGGGTCTGGGGGAAAACACTACAACTTTAGAGCCGGAATTTTTGGCATCTTTGCTCATTGATTGGCGTAACTGGTGTTTAGAGAGGGGGTTACTAACTTATGGCATTATTACCGAACTCTATAGTCAATATTTATTAAGCGATCGCAACTACCAACAGCACCTAACTAAACGCTATCAAGCAGTATTGGCAGATGATGTTGACGATTATCCTAGCGTAGCGCGTCTTTTGTTTGAATTGCTATTAGATCGAGGCGCGATCGGCGCGTTTAGCTATAATCCTGACGGTGCAGTGCGATTGGGATTGGGAGCAGATCCCAAATATCTAGAAGGGTTAGCAAAGCGTTGTCGGGTAGAAATCTTAAGCGAGCCGCCTCCAGAGTCTCTGGGAGAGCAAGCTAAACAGATGGTGGAATTAGTCACAGAACCAATGGTGTTGGTGAGTTTACCTGAGATTGTGCATTCCATTCAAACTACCTCCCGCGCTCAATTATTGCGCCAAACAGCAGAGGTAATTGCTGAAGCTATCCAATCGCAGCAAGTACAAGCAGAAGAAGTAGCGATTATTGCACCAGGTTTAGATGCGATCGCTCGTTATACTCTAGTAGAAATCCTCGTCAAGCAAAACATCCAGGTAGAATCGCTCAATGACCAACGTCCCCTAATTAGTTCACCCGTCATTCGCGCCTTACTCACCATGCTGGCACTAGTTTATCCCGGCTTGGGTCGCCTCGTGGATCGGGATGCCGTGGCAGAAATGCTAGTTGTATTGAGCAGGAAACAACAACCACCAGAAAACTCCTCACTCCTCACTCCTCACTCAGCACTCACAACTCAGCACTCACAACTCAGCACTCACATTGATCCGGTACGCGCTGGTTTGATAGCAGATTACTGCTTTGTACCTCATCCTGATCGCCCCAACTTGCTACCAGTGTCAGCCTTCGAGCGCTGGGATAGAATCGGCTATGCGGCTACTACAGCCTATAATGAGATATTGGAGTGGTTAGAACAGCAGCGATCGCAACAAGAACTGCGGTTAATTCCCAGTCCCATTTCCCTCTTAGACAGAGCAATTCAGCGCTTCTTGTGGAATGGTAGCAATCTCCCCTACGAACAACTAGCAGCATTGCGGGAATTATTAGAAACCGCCCAACACTACTGGGAAATTGACACCAGGTTACGACAAATTGCCCCAGTTGAGACAACGCCTCACACAACTATTATCGAATTCATTCAATTACTGCGACGTGGTACAATCACCGCCAACCCTTATCCTGTACGCCCTATTGGTGGAGCGAGAAAGGCCGTCACCTTAGCAACTATATTTCAATATCGGTCTAGCAGGCGATCGCACCGTTGGCATTTTTGGCTGGATGCTGGTTCACCTCTTTGGGCCAAAGGTGGCGCAGCGACGTTATTTGGTGCGCCCTTTTTCTTGCAAGACAGGTTAGGTGAACCTTGGACAGCAGAAGATGAAAAATTGGCAGAAGAAGAACGACTGCGGAGGATTTTGACAGATTTACTATCTCGCGTGTCCGAGAGAGTTTATTTGTGTCACAGCGATTTAGCCGTAAATGGACAAGAACAATTAGGGCCGCTGTTACCTTTGGTGAATGCTTGTGTAACAGTTATTTCTGAGGCTACTGCCAAGTAA
- the rfbB gene encoding dTDP-glucose 4,6-dehydratase, with protein sequence MSRRLLVTGGAGFIGANFVHHWCQVYPDDRVVVLDALTYAGNRLNLAAVEGRENFRFVQGDICDRTIIDNLLSTENIDTIAHFAAESHVDRSILGPAAFVQTNVVGTFTLLEAFRQYWEAKAQPSDYRFLHVSTDEVYGSLGPDDAAFSETTPYAPNSPYSASKAGSDHLVRAYYHTYKLPTIITNCSNNYGPYQFPEKLIPLMCINTLIGKPLPVYGDGKNVRDWLYVVDHCRALDVVINHGQPGETYNIGGNNEVENLNLVQLLCEMMDELAPDLPIRPAKDLITFVKDRQGHDRRYAINANKIKTQLGWTPSVTIAEGLRLTVEWYLNHRDWWEPLLSAEYQAYYRKNYLIPTISLDNDYP encoded by the coding sequence ATGAGTCGGCGGTTATTAGTTACTGGGGGTGCGGGGTTTATTGGGGCGAATTTTGTCCATCACTGGTGTCAGGTTTATCCAGATGACCGTGTGGTGGTGTTGGATGCGCTTACATACGCGGGGAATCGTCTGAATTTGGCGGCGGTTGAGGGAAGAGAGAATTTTCGGTTTGTGCAGGGGGATATTTGCGATCGCACCATCATAGACAACCTATTATCAACTGAAAATATAGATACTATCGCCCATTTTGCTGCTGAATCTCATGTTGATCGTTCGATTCTTGGGCCGGCGGCTTTTGTGCAAACTAATGTGGTGGGAACTTTCACGCTGCTGGAAGCTTTTCGCCAATATTGGGAGGCTAAAGCACAGCCATCTGATTATCGTTTCCTACACGTTTCGACTGATGAAGTCTACGGTAGTTTGGGTCCAGATGATGCGGCTTTTTCGGAAACTACACCTTACGCTCCTAATAGTCCCTATTCAGCTTCCAAAGCTGGTAGCGATCACTTAGTGCGTGCTTATTATCATACTTATAAGCTTCCTACCATTATCACAAATTGCTCTAATAACTACGGGCCTTATCAATTTCCCGAAAAGCTAATTCCCCTGATGTGTATCAACACTTTAATAGGTAAACCATTACCTGTTTATGGCGATGGTAAAAATGTGCGGGATTGGCTTTATGTGGTCGATCATTGTCGTGCTTTGGATGTGGTAATCAATCATGGTCAACCAGGGGAAACCTACAATATTGGTGGCAACAATGAGGTGGAAAATCTCAACCTGGTGCAGCTTTTGTGTGAAATGATGGATGAATTAGCACCTGATTTACCAATACGTCCAGCAAAGGATTTGATTACTTTTGTCAAGGATAGACAGGGACACGATCGGAGATATGCAATTAATGCGAACAAGATTAAAACTCAGCTTGGTTGGACACCTTCTGTAACAATTGCTGAGGGTTTACGTTTAACTGTTGAATGGTATCTCAATCATCGTGATTGGTGGGAACCTCTGCTGTCTGCGGAATATCAAGCTTACTATCGCAAAAATTATCTCATTCCCACAATTTCTCTAGATAATGACTATCCTTGA
- the msrA gene encoding peptide-methionine (S)-S-oxide reductase MsrA, with the protein MALFGFGKKQVMPTPEEALSGRAQSMSVPAAHYVNNNPLKAPYPDGLEKAIFGLGCFWGAERKFWQLKGVYTTAVGYAAGFTPNPTYEEVCSGRTGHNEVVLVVFDPKIISYSELLKVFWESHNPTQGMRQGNDAGTQYRSGIYVYSESQKQLAEASREAYQQALNDAGYGKITTEILDAPEFYYAEAYHQQYLAKNPNGYCGLGGTNVSCPVGVVESQVSG; encoded by the coding sequence ATGGCACTATTCGGATTTGGCAAAAAGCAAGTTATGCCCACACCAGAAGAAGCTTTGTCAGGAAGGGCGCAGTCTATGTCAGTACCTGCTGCTCACTATGTCAACAATAATCCTTTAAAAGCTCCTTATCCCGATGGATTAGAGAAAGCAATCTTTGGCTTGGGCTGTTTTTGGGGTGCAGAACGCAAATTCTGGCAACTTAAAGGAGTTTACACTACCGCAGTGGGTTACGCTGCTGGATTTACACCCAACCCAACTTATGAAGAGGTATGTAGTGGGCGAACCGGTCACAATGAAGTGGTGCTGGTGGTGTTTGATCCCAAAATAATTAGTTATTCTGAACTACTCAAAGTCTTTTGGGAAAGCCACAATCCTACCCAAGGGATGCGCCAAGGTAATGATGCTGGCACTCAATACCGTTCAGGAATTTATGTATATTCTGAAAGCCAAAAGCAGCTAGCAGAAGCATCACGGGAAGCTTATCAGCAAGCTCTCAACGATGCAGGTTATGGCAAGATTACTACAGAAATCTTAGATGCACCGGAATTCTATTACGCAGAAGCTTACCATCAGCAATATCTGGCTAAAAATCCTAATGGGTATTGTGGTTTGGGAGGGACAAATGTTTCTTGTCCCGTGGGTGTAGTTGAATCGCAAGTGAGCGGTTAG
- a CDS encoding proton extrusion protein PcxA has protein sequence MFPMKNSVFSQKIYSFLLAAYRWYLQTPERSLHEAYDAALKIKEIEDKHFSGNKIDIGSATYSNSVMDYFESDLNKLLKIAKMRLTEFRASRWFLNEENQKAAQKAGIEHPSPSLVLEKLNFIDQVISKYTISSDQITSNALAVKPPNLPINSAISDDKLLPVNTPTLPPKIPTQDSDKKQKPKGKVDTTGVLPRSILSTITRLQVELDPNSEKEVIQNFRQTQRRTIISIRFILLLIIIPLLTHQIAKAFVVGPSVEHFRSSDQMQIFINSEMEEEALEKLERFEEKLKFENLIINAPPLSPEQMEAKMTDKAVELAEEFRHESSNAIKNVFADMFSVGAFIWLLLVSKSSIAVVKDFFDNIVYGLSDSAKAFIIILFTDIFVGFHSPHGWEVLLEGVSRHWGLPANRDFIFLFIATFPVILDTIFKYWIFRYLNRISPSAVATYRNMNE, from the coding sequence TTGTTTCCAATGAAAAATTCTGTTTTTAGCCAAAAAATCTATTCTTTTTTACTTGCTGCTTATCGATGGTACTTACAGACTCCTGAACGTTCTTTACATGAAGCTTACGATGCAGCATTAAAGATTAAGGAAATAGAAGATAAGCATTTCAGTGGTAATAAAATAGACATTGGTTCAGCCACGTATAGTAACAGCGTGATGGATTATTTTGAGTCAGACCTCAACAAGCTTTTAAAAATTGCTAAGATGCGGCTGACAGAGTTTAGAGCAAGCCGTTGGTTTCTAAATGAAGAGAATCAAAAAGCTGCTCAGAAAGCAGGTATAGAACATCCCAGTCCTTCTTTGGTTTTGGAAAAGCTAAACTTTATCGATCAAGTTATATCTAAATACACCATAAGTTCCGATCAAATAACTTCTAATGCTTTAGCAGTCAAACCTCCAAATCTACCAATTAACTCTGCCATATCTGATGATAAATTGCTGCCCGTCAATACTCCAACGTTACCACCCAAAATACCAACTCAGGACTCGGATAAAAAACAAAAACCCAAGGGTAAAGTAGATACCACAGGCGTTCTACCCCGTTCTATTTTAAGTACTATCACTCGTCTGCAAGTTGAATTAGATCCTAATTCTGAAAAAGAAGTAATTCAGAATTTTCGTCAAACTCAAAGAAGAACAATAATATCTATCAGGTTTATTTTACTATTAATTATCATACCACTTTTGACGCATCAGATAGCAAAAGCTTTTGTCGTTGGGCCATCTGTTGAGCATTTTAGAAGTAGCGATCAGATGCAGATATTTATCAACTCAGAAATGGAAGAGGAAGCTCTTGAAAAATTAGAAAGATTTGAAGAAAAGCTCAAGTTTGAAAATCTCATTATAAATGCTCCTCCACTTTCGCCTGAACAGATGGAAGCTAAAATGACAGACAAGGCTGTAGAGCTTGCTGAAGAATTTCGTCACGAAAGCTCTAATGCGATCAAAAATGTTTTTGCAGATATGTTCTCGGTTGGTGCTTTTATCTGGCTTTTGCTTGTTAGCAAGTCTTCTATTGCTGTAGTCAAAGATTTCTTTGATAATATTGTCTATGGACTTAGTGATAGTGCCAAGGCATTTATCATCATTTTGTTTACTGATATATTTGTAGGTTTCCACTCTCCTCATGGTTGGGAAGTACTCCTAGAAGGTGTATCGCGTCATTGGGGATTACCAGCAAATCGAGATTTTATTTTCTTATTTATTGCTACATTCCCAGTGATTTTAGATACCATTTTTAAATATTGGATATTCCGATATTTAAACCGGATATCGCCTTCGGCAGTTGCGACTTATCGTAATATGAATGAATAA
- a CDS encoding glycosyltransferase yields the protein MRKLYFLLPGTDGKFACGGLWAELKALNLAQNFCSADVVTYRQREKDKLFIDDLLKEKNLSDVIFVISWGFDIAQLVAKLKQYNVVYHAHSPGYPFRLPASIPIVTVSRYTMGYWGEKSPNSLIYYLPNQISDEFQNLGLERDIDVLVQARKSSEYLIKELIPALQKRCKVLVVDSYIEDLPGLFNRAKVYLYDSAEYWAQQGVSEGFGLQPMEALACGCQVFSSVNGGLADYLDPGFNCYKIAGYSQEYDVQRILKVIDSSATFSLSEDFFTEHRTENIIKRFQVILDELNEFFDHKIQQPSNIKSLTRIRMAKLLAQRIYGKLRKKYFK from the coding sequence ATGAGAAAACTTTACTTCTTACTCCCCGGTACAGATGGCAAATTTGCTTGTGGTGGTCTTTGGGCTGAGTTAAAAGCACTTAATCTGGCTCAGAATTTCTGTAGTGCTGATGTTGTAACTTACCGTCAGCGAGAAAAAGATAAGCTTTTTATTGATGATTTACTAAAAGAGAAAAATTTAAGTGATGTAATTTTTGTCATCAGTTGGGGATTTGATATAGCTCAACTCGTGGCTAAACTTAAGCAATACAATGTGGTTTATCATGCACATAGTCCAGGTTATCCATTTAGACTACCTGCGAGTATTCCGATTGTTACTGTTAGCCGCTATACAATGGGGTATTGGGGAGAAAAATCACCTAATTCTCTGATTTATTATTTACCCAACCAAATTTCTGATGAGTTTCAAAATTTAGGTCTAGAACGGGATATTGATGTTTTAGTCCAGGCTCGAAAATCTTCTGAGTATTTAATTAAAGAATTGATTCCAGCGTTGCAAAAACGTTGTAAAGTATTGGTTGTTGATTCATATATAGAGGATTTACCTGGACTATTTAACCGAGCTAAGGTTTACCTCTATGATTCGGCTGAGTACTGGGCACAACAGGGCGTTAGTGAAGGATTTGGTCTACAACCAATGGAAGCTCTTGCCTGTGGCTGTCAGGTATTTTCTAGTGTTAACGGAGGACTGGCAGATTACTTAGATCCTGGATTTAATTGCTATAAAATTGCTGGATATTCTCAAGAATATGATGTGCAACGTATTCTGAAAGTGATTGATTCTTCAGCAACTTTTAGTTTATCTGAAGATTTTTTCACTGAGCATCGGACTGAAAATATTATTAAGCGTTTCCAAGTTATTCTAGATGAGTTAAATGAGTTTTTTGATCACAAGATCCAACAGCCATCTAATATTAAGAGTTTGACGAGAATACGTATGGCAAAATTACTCGCTCAGAGGATATATGGGAAGCTGAGGAAGAAATATTTTAAGTAA
- the crtH gene encoding carotenoid isomerase gives MTNDAIVIGSGIGGLVTATQLAAKGAKVLVLERYLIPGGSAGYFERQGYRFDVGASMIFGLGQNGTTNLLTRALAAVNVSQDAIADPVQIHYHLPQGLDLKVDRVYEKFLQNLIAHFPHEEKGIRRFYDECQKVFKCLNSMDLLSLEEPRYLLRVFFQHPLACLGLVKYLPQNAGDFARRYIKDPELLKFIDMECYCWSVVPSDMTPMINAGMVFSDRHYGGVNYPKGGVGQIAQKLVEGLEKAGGKIQYQARVTKILTEKGKAVGVQLANGKAYRGKRIVSNATRWDTFEQLLPAEEIPLNEKKWQQNYQKSPSFLSLHIGVKESVLPAGTECHHILLEGWEKMTAVEGTIFVSIPTLLDPDLAPSGYHIIHAFTPHWIDDWQELSPSEYEAKKEEAAGRIIDRLEKIFPGLDAGLDYLEVGTPRTHRRFLGRQDGTYGPIPRRKLRGLLKMPFNRTAIPGLYCVGDSTFPGQGLNAVAFSGFACAHRIAVDLGF, from the coding sequence ATGACAAATGACGCAATCGTGATTGGGTCTGGTATTGGTGGGTTAGTAACAGCGACCCAACTAGCCGCTAAGGGGGCGAAAGTGTTGGTGCTGGAACGTTATTTGATTCCAGGCGGTAGCGCAGGTTATTTTGAACGCCAAGGCTATCGATTTGATGTTGGCGCATCGATGATTTTTGGGTTGGGACAAAACGGCACTACAAACTTGCTTACCCGCGCTTTGGCAGCTGTGAACGTTAGCCAAGATGCGATCGCAGATCCGGTGCAAATTCACTATCACCTACCCCAAGGCTTAGACCTGAAGGTTGACCGGGTTTATGAAAAATTTTTGCAAAATCTTATTGCTCATTTTCCCCATGAAGAAAAAGGGATTCGTCGCTTTTATGACGAATGCCAAAAAGTATTCAAGTGTCTCAACAGCATGGATTTACTGTCGTTGGAAGAACCCCGGTATTTACTGCGGGTATTTTTCCAGCATCCTTTGGCGTGTCTCGGTTTAGTTAAGTATCTGCCCCAAAATGCTGGGGATTTTGCCAGACGCTACATCAAAGATCCCGAACTACTAAAATTTATCGATATGGAATGTTATTGCTGGTCGGTGGTTCCGTCAGACATGACACCCATGATTAATGCTGGGATGGTCTTTTCTGACAGGCATTATGGCGGAGTTAACTATCCTAAAGGCGGAGTAGGACAAATTGCTCAAAAACTGGTGGAAGGTCTAGAGAAAGCTGGGGGTAAGATTCAGTACCAAGCTAGAGTCACGAAAATCCTCACAGAAAAGGGAAAAGCGGTAGGTGTGCAACTCGCGAATGGTAAAGCATATCGGGGTAAACGCATAGTTTCTAATGCCACACGCTGGGATACGTTTGAGCAACTACTACCAGCAGAAGAAATACCGCTTAATGAGAAAAAATGGCAGCAAAATTATCAAAAATCTCCCAGCTTCTTGAGTTTACATATAGGGGTAAAAGAGTCAGTTTTACCTGCGGGGACAGAGTGCCACCATATTTTGCTGGAAGGTTGGGAAAAGATGACAGCAGTGGAAGGGACAATTTTTGTTTCGATTCCCACATTGCTTGACCCAGATTTAGCGCCAAGTGGATATCACATCATTCATGCCTTCACGCCTCACTGGATTGATGATTGGCAAGAACTTTCTCCAAGCGAGTACGAAGCGAAGAAAGAAGAGGCGGCTGGGCGAATTATTGACCGCCTAGAGAAGATTTTTCCTGGCTTAGATGCTGGATTGGATTATCTAGAGGTAGGCACACCCCGCACCCATCGCCGCTTTTTGGGTCGTCAGGATGGCACTTATGGGCCAATTCCCAGGCGTAAGTTGCGGGGGTTATTGAAGATGCCCTTTAATCGCACAGCCATTCCAGGACTTTATTGTGTTGGGGATAGTACCTTTCCTGGTCAGGGATTGAATGCAGTAGCTTTTTCTGGGTTTGCTTGCGCGCACCGGATTGCTGTAGATTTAGGATTTTAA
- the upp gene encoding uracil phosphoribosyltransferase, translated as MTLQLRVYVPPHPLIKHWLAVARDAGTPSVLFRSAMTELGRWLTYEAARDWLPTQETAVQTPLDTCPATVIDPQIPVAVVPILRAGLGLLEGAQTLLPLASVYHLGLARDEETLQPHCYLNKLPEKFDPQTRVLITDPMLATGGSIMATMAELTQRGADPSLTRIVCVVAAPPALQKLSEAYPGLIVYTATIDEKLNSKGFIVPGLGDAGDRTFGT; from the coding sequence ATGACGCTACAATTGCGCGTTTATGTTCCACCCCATCCCCTGATCAAACACTGGCTGGCAGTCGCCCGTGATGCAGGCACGCCTTCAGTATTATTTCGCAGCGCCATGACTGAGTTGGGAAGATGGCTGACTTATGAAGCTGCGCGAGACTGGTTGCCGACCCAAGAAACAGCAGTACAGACTCCTTTGGATACCTGTCCAGCAACTGTGATCGATCCGCAAATACCAGTAGCAGTAGTACCGATTCTGCGAGCTGGACTAGGATTACTCGAAGGAGCGCAGACTTTATTACCTTTAGCATCGGTTTACCATCTTGGCTTGGCGCGAGATGAAGAAACACTGCAACCTCATTGTTATCTGAACAAGTTGCCAGAAAAATTTGACCCCCAAACACGAGTGTTAATTACCGATCCTATGTTGGCAACAGGAGGGTCGATCATGGCTACAATGGCAGAATTAACACAACGGGGTGCCGATCCTTCCCTGACCCGGATTGTTTGCGTAGTGGCGGCTCCACCAGCTTTGCAAAAACTGAGTGAAGCTTATCCAGGTTTAATTGTTTACACCGCTACTATTGACGAAAAACTCAACAGTAAGGGGTTTATTGTACCGGGATTAGGAGATGCAGGCGATCGCACATTTGGGACTTAA
- a CDS encoding DUF6391 domain-containing protein, with the protein MNTSASFQGGSSPFDFFNFDLRVPVSEKVPNPEYRPLDFPQPTQDADLLRQLSFIPGLKEILMIRQVHALEHATVWVLSDSQSGQPAKGKATNVQPDNELLGGLSTEHGFYLYGEVNISDLRRAVALARHRLTNGEWDLAVHPRCGTNLSVAMLLTAGLAVGVHLLLPFRPIEQLIGLGLAATTAAELAPDLGFMAQRYLTTAIPFNLAIENITRTRDVWGRDAHFVKVGWQE; encoded by the coding sequence ATGAATACTTCTGCTTCTTTTCAGGGTGGCTCGTCTCCCTTTGATTTTTTTAACTTTGATCTTAGAGTACCTGTATCTGAGAAAGTTCCGAACCCAGAATACCGTCCCTTAGACTTTCCCCAACCCACACAAGATGCTGACTTACTCAGGCAGTTATCATTTATTCCAGGGTTGAAAGAAATTTTGATGATCCGACAGGTTCACGCCTTAGAACACGCCACTGTTTGGGTTCTTAGTGATTCACAAAGTGGCCAACCTGCTAAAGGAAAAGCTACTAACGTTCAGCCAGATAACGAACTATTAGGTGGTTTGTCTACTGAGCATGGATTTTACCTTTATGGTGAAGTAAATATTAGTGATTTGCGCCGTGCGGTAGCACTTGCTCGACATCGCCTCACCAATGGAGAATGGGATTTAGCTGTACATCCCCGTTGCGGCACAAATTTATCGGTAGCAATGCTCTTAACAGCTGGACTAGCTGTTGGTGTACATCTGTTACTACCATTTCGACCAATCGAGCAACTTATAGGTTTGGGGCTAGCAGCGACGACAGCAGCTGAACTCGCACCTGATTTAGGTTTTATGGCCCAGCGTTACTTAACAACTGCCATTCCTTTTAATCTAGCAATTGAAAATATTACCCGTACACGCGACGTTTGGGGACGTGATGCACATTTTGTTAAAGTGGGTTGGCAAGAATGA
- a CDS encoding serine/threonine-protein kinase, whose amino-acid sequence MLQPEQILQDRYQIQHQLGNNGIRQTWLAKDLQASDGENSTVVVKLLAFGGTIQWDDLKLFEREAQILKQLNHPRIPRYIDYFCIDDRTLWFGLIQQYIPGESLKEKLALGKRFTEKRARKIAGEILNILMYLHELNPGVLHRDIKPSNLIWGEDNRIYLVDFGAVQDKAAREGVTFTVVGTYGYAPMEQFGGRAVPASDLYALGATLIHLLTGISPSDLPQQDLRLQFADRVNLSPSFASWLQKLIEPAPEQRFTDARQALNALKSGLAVKSANRSQLLPLREIINNSGCGISNQNETVPEEILGWNWGAFLMPWLWMWPNQVWYGLFCFVPHGWWLMAIALGAKGNEWAWKSRQWRSIEQFKAHQRGWAIAGILIGAPISIMLWVRAIALLKAAF is encoded by the coding sequence ATGCTGCAACCAGAACAGATATTACAAGATCGTTATCAAATCCAACACCAACTTGGTAACAATGGAATTCGTCAAACTTGGCTTGCAAAGGATTTACAAGCCTCTGATGGCGAAAATTCGACCGTTGTGGTCAAACTTTTAGCCTTTGGCGGTACTATACAGTGGGATGATTTAAAACTTTTTGAGAGAGAAGCACAAATTCTTAAACAGCTAAATCATCCCCGCATTCCTAGATATATAGATTATTTTTGTATCGACGATCGCACTCTCTGGTTTGGCTTAATACAACAATATATTCCTGGTGAGTCGCTTAAAGAAAAACTTGCTCTTGGCAAAAGGTTTACTGAAAAGCGAGCGAGAAAAATCGCCGGTGAGATTTTAAATATTCTCATGTATTTACATGAGTTAAACCCAGGAGTGTTACATAGAGATATAAAACCGAGTAATTTAATCTGGGGCGAAGATAATCGGATTTATTTGGTTGATTTTGGCGCAGTACAAGATAAAGCGGCAAGAGAAGGCGTTACTTTCACCGTTGTGGGTACTTATGGTTATGCCCCAATGGAACAATTTGGTGGTCGAGCAGTTCCAGCTTCAGACCTCTATGCACTGGGTGCGACTCTGATTCATTTGCTCACTGGGATTTCCCCCTCTGATTTACCTCAGCAGGATTTGCGACTGCAATTTGCAGACCGAGTTAATCTCAGTCCTAGTTTTGCCAGTTGGCTACAAAAGTTAATAGAACCCGCTCCCGAACAACGATTTACTGATGCTCGCCAAGCGCTGAATGCTCTCAAATCTGGTCTGGCTGTGAAATCTGCAAACAGAAGTCAGCTTTTACCGTTAAGAGAAATAATTAACAATTCTGGATGCGGCATAAGTAATCAAAATGAAACAGTCCCAGAGGAAATTCTCGGTTGGAACTGGGGCGCATTTCTCATGCCTTGGTTGTGGATGTGGCCGAATCAGGTATGGTATGGGCTATTCTGTTTTGTACCACATGGTTGGTGGTTAATGGCGATCGCACTCGGTGCCAAAGGCAATGAATGGGCTTGGAAAAGTAGACAGTGGCGCAGTATTGAACAATTCAAAGCCCATCAAAGAGGCTGGGCGATCGCTGGTATTCTAATTGGAGCGCCTATTAGTATTATGCTCTGGGTTCGAGCGATCGCTTTGCTCAAAGCTGCATTTTAG